One Deltaproteobacteria bacterium genomic window carries:
- a CDS encoding radical SAM protein: DEQLKIRLIDPASEVSLLRHSRRELKTLWFAHLSLTTLAALTPADIDVAITDENVEPIDFDEEVDLVGITGMTIHAPRAYEIARAFRDRGIPVVMGGPHASALPQEAKSHVDSVVIGEAEEVWEQVLSDAGRGNLKPFYKAKGFCSMEGAPRPRIDLLKKKVYFTTSCVQTSRGCPFRCDFCYVTQFFGNTYRCRPVDEVIKEVEALEDDFVVFVDDNITGNPRYAKELFTRLIPLKKKWAGQSSITIAKNDEMLGLAAKSGCVSLFLGIESLSPENLRAVHKSFNKVNEYEESLRKIHDHGIMVLAGLIFGFDHDDEGVFERTVRFCEKTRIEAPCFFVLTPLPGTPFYDRMEAEGRILHRDWSKYTGAEVVYRPKLMTEETLQRGFNWASRTVYSYRSIFKRLAHPQQRFFTRMATNLVFRQVSRRKPKTRLSRAAKIIRNLNTSLPVRDRQTLTPTLGWLTLERGQQAVRGITEALNVHVTRNERLNTLFVRLEGSMDLRAAEEFIARIKKATDWVQDRLVIDFDGIQFFSRKAIHLMFEENYQKLIELRGRLRIVNLSSQIPDITESMRRYISEIEFNDDSIPTPQAT; this comes from the coding sequence TTGCCATTACCGACGAAAACGTCGAGCCTATCGACTTCGACGAAGAGGTGGATCTCGTTGGAATCACGGGCATGACGATACACGCCCCAAGAGCCTACGAGATTGCCCGGGCCTTCCGGGACCGGGGAATTCCGGTTGTCATGGGAGGGCCCCATGCCTCCGCTCTCCCCCAGGAGGCCAAGTCTCATGTGGACAGCGTTGTGATCGGAGAGGCCGAGGAAGTATGGGAGCAGGTCCTGTCCGATGCCGGGCGCGGTAACCTCAAACCCTTTTACAAGGCCAAAGGATTCTGCTCGATGGAGGGAGCGCCCCGTCCGAGGATCGATCTCCTGAAAAAGAAAGTCTACTTCACCACGAGTTGTGTTCAAACCTCCAGGGGATGTCCTTTCCGATGTGACTTCTGCTACGTCACGCAGTTTTTTGGGAATACCTATCGATGCCGCCCTGTGGACGAGGTGATCAAAGAGGTAGAGGCCCTCGAAGACGATTTTGTGGTCTTCGTGGATGACAACATCACGGGGAATCCCCGTTATGCCAAGGAACTCTTCACACGGCTGATCCCCCTCAAGAAAAAGTGGGCAGGGCAATCGAGTATCACCATCGCCAAGAACGACGAGATGCTCGGACTGGCGGCCAAGAGCGGTTGTGTCTCCCTTTTTCTGGGAATCGAGTCCCTCTCTCCTGAAAACCTCCGGGCCGTTCACAAGTCTTTCAACAAGGTGAACGAATACGAAGAATCCCTCAGGAAGATCCACGACCACGGTATCATGGTTCTCGCCGGGCTGATATTTGGATTCGACCACGACGACGAGGGTGTATTCGAACGGACCGTCCGTTTCTGCGAAAAGACAAGGATCGAAGCACCGTGCTTCTTTGTCCTCACGCCTCTGCCCGGTACGCCCTTCTATGACCGAATGGAAGCAGAAGGAAGGATTCTGCACAGGGATTGGTCGAAGTACACGGGGGCCGAGGTCGTCTACCGGCCCAAACTCATGACCGAGGAGACCCTTCAAAGAGGATTCAACTGGGCTTCACGCACGGTCTATTCCTACCGCTCGATCTTCAAGCGACTGGCCCATCCCCAGCAGCGGTTCTTCACCCGTATGGCCACGAACCTCGTTTTCAGACAGGTCTCCAGGCGAAAGCCGAAAACCCGCCTCTCCAGGGCCGCCAAGATTATCAGGAATCTGAATACCTCTCTGCCTGTCAGGGACAGGCAGACCCTGACCCCCACCCTAGGTTGGCTGACTCTTGAAAGAGGCCAACAGGCGGTACGAGGGATCACCGAGGCCCTGAACGTTCATGTCACGCGGAACGAAAGGCTCAACACCCTTTTTGTCCGTCTGGAGGGTTCCATGGACCTAAGGGCTGCCGAGGAGTTCATCGCCAGAATCAAGAAGGCCACCGACTGGGTACAGGACCGATTGGTGATCGATTTCGACGGGATCCAGTTCTTCTCGAGAAAGGCCATCCACCTCATGTTCGAGGAAAACTATCAGAAGCTCATCGAATTGAGAGGCAGACTCCGGATCGTGAACCTCTCCAGCCAGATACCGGATATCACGGAAAGCATGAGGCGGTACATCTCAGAGATTGAATTCAACGACGATTCGATTCCAACCCCTCAGGCTACCTGA